The Mus caroli chromosome 9, CAROLI_EIJ_v1.1, whole genome shotgun sequence DNA window aggaccaagggcatgccagataaggcaatccacTGTTACATATATAATTGGTACCATGAACTAACCCAtctatactctttggttggtagatCATTATAAAagtttttcacttgctttgttagagttaacctaagatattttatattgcttCGGGCTATTGAAAATGTGTTATttcactgatttctttctcagtctgtttgtaATTTGTATATAAGATACTACTGTTTTTTGTGTGATAATCTTGTTTCCACTATTTTGCTAAAGAATTTTTTAGTAACATAATTAGttggagttttctggtggaatttttaggataaCTTATCTACGATGTCATATTAACAAATAACAATttgttgatttcttcctttccaaattgtatacCTTTGATCTCCATCAATTGTCTTACTCTAAGGGTAATCTTTCAAGTACTAGATTAATCTTAAATAGATATGAAAAGGGTTTAAAACCTTGTAGTGTTCCTGACTTTAGTGAAATCACTAagaatttctctttatttcagttGATATTGGCTATGGACTTTCtggataaaatgtttttattatattaagaTTTGTGTGTTTAATCTCTTCATGACTTTTAtgatgaagaggtgttggattttccAAAAGAATTTTctacatctaatgaaatgatcacgTGGCTTTtatgtttcagtttgtttgtatAATGGATTACACTTATAGATTTACATAtgttaaaccattcctgcatctctgaaTGAAGTCTGCATGACCATGTAGATAATagtttttgatatgttcttcaATTCagcttgcaagtattttattaataatttttgcatctatgttcataaggaacATTGGtgtataattctctttctttattgaatcTATATTATTTGGTTGTCAAGATAAATGTGGCTTTGTAAAATGAATTGGACAGtattcctcctgtttctatgttGCGAGATAAAAATGTGAGTATTGACATTAATTAGTCTTTGGAAATCTGATAAAATATTGTACTAAAACATCTGACCCTGGACTTTTTTAGGAGattttttattgctgtttctgTTTGACAGGGGGTTATAGTTCTGTTTAAGTAGcttatttgattttgaatttttgtaCCTTATTCACTTGACATCACCATCAAAGTgaacctccctcctctcttcccagaacCACCCTTACAAAGACCTCCCCACAttgtcccctccccatctcctcagaaaagggaagaCCCCTTTGGGTATCACTCCAAACTGGGGCTTATATTCTCAGCAGGACTAGACACATTCTCTCCCATAGATGCCCAACGAGGCAGTCCAAGTTGAGAGGAAGGGACCCAATGTCAAGGAACAAAGACCAAAACAGCCCCTGATCTACTTGCtaggggacccacataaagaccaagctgcacatttgctacaaatgtgtaaggTATTTAGGTCCAACTCCTGCAGAGTCCCTGATTGGTGACCCAGGCTCTCTGAGGCCCTATGGCCCAAGATAAGTTGATGCTGtcagtcttcttgtggtgtccctgacccctctaacttgctcacttctatccccaCACTCTTCCACAAAACTCCCCAGGTTTCTCCTGATGTTTGATTGATGGAGCAGATGTTTGCATCTGCCCCCATCTACTTCTGGAGAAACCCTCTTAAGatacagttatgctaggtttctgtctgcaagcacagcagagcagcattaatagtgtcagaggttgTCACCCATGTGTGATGGGTAcatgttgcggcccgcccgcggtccacaacacgaacggttcactgagaatggcagttcaggctgaaaagagaggaaactagtcGGGGNNNNNNNNNNNNNNNNNNNNNNNNNNNNNNNNNNNNNNNNNNNNNNNNNNNNNNNNNNNNNNNNNNNNNNNNNNNNNNNNNNNNNNNNNNNNNNNNNNNNNNNNNNNNNNNNNNNNNNNNNNNNNNNNNNNNNNNNNNNNNNNNNNNNNNNNNNNNNNNNNNNNNNNNNNNNNNNNNNNNNNNNNNNNNNNNNNNNNNNNNNNNNNNNNNNNNNNNNNNNNNNNNNNNNNNNNNNNNNNNNNNNNNNNNNNNNNNNNNNNNNNNNNNNNNNNNNNNNNNNNNNNNNNNNNNNNNNNNNNNNNNNNNNNNNNNNNNNNNNNNNNNNNNNNNNNNNNNNNNNNNNNNNNNNNNNNNNNNNNNNNNNNNNNNNNNNNNNNNNNNNNNNNNNNNNNNNNNNNNNNNNNNNNNNNNNNNNNNNNNNNNNNNNNNNNNNNNNNNNNNNNNNNNNNNNNNNNNNNNNNNNNNNNNNNNNNNNNNNNNNNNNNNNNNNNNNNNNNNNNNNNNNNNNNNNNNNNNNNNNNNNNNNNNNNNNNNNNNNNNNNNNNNNNNNNNNNNNNNNNNNNNNNNNNNNNNNNNNNNNNNNNNNNNNNNNNNNNNNNNNNNNNNNNNNNNNNNNNNNNNNNNNNNNNNNNNNNNNNNNNNNNNNNNNNNNNNNNNNNNNNNNNNNNNNNNNNNNNNNNNNNNNNNNNNNNNNNNNNNNNNNNNNNNNNNNNNNNNNNNNNNNNNNNNNNNNNNNNNNNNNNNNNNNNNNNNNNNNNNNNNNNNNNNNNNNNNNNNNNNNNNNNNNNNNNNNNNNNNNNNNNNNNNNNNNNNNNNNNNNNNNNNNNNNNNNNNNNNNNNNNNNNNNNNNNNNNNNNNNNNNNNNNNNNNNNNNNNNNNNNNNNNNNNNNNNNNNNNNNNNNNNNNNNNNNNNNNNNNNNNNNNNNNNNNNNNNNNNNNNNNNNNNNNNNNNNNNNNNNNNNNNNNNNNNNNNNNNNNNNNNNNNNNNNNNNNNNNNNNNNNNNNNNNNNNNNNNNNNNNNNNNNNNNNNNNNNNNNNNNNNNNNNNNNNNNNNNNNNNNNNNNNNNNNNNNNNNNNNNNNNNNNNNNNNNNNNNNNNNNNNNNNNNNNNNNNNNNNNNNNNNNNNNNNNNNNNNNNNNNNNNNNNNNNNNNNNNNNNNNNNNNNNNNNNNNNNNNNNNNNNNNNNNNNNNNNNNNNNNNNNNNNNNNNNNNNNNNNNNNNNNNNNNNNNNNNNNNNNNNNNNNNNNNNNNNNNNNNNNNNNNNNNNNNNNNNNNNNNNNNNNNNNNNNNNNNNNNNNNNNNNNNNNNNNNNNNNNNNNNNNNNNNNNNNNNNNNNNNNNNNNNNNNNNNNNNNNNNNNNNNNNNNNNNNNNNNNNNNNNNNNNNNNNNNNNNNNNNNNNNNNNNNNNNNNNNNNNNNNNNNNNNNNNNNNNNNNNNNNNNNNNNNNNNNNNNNNNNNNNNNNNNNNNNNNNNNNNNNNNNNNNNNNNNNNNNNNNNNNNNNNNNNNNNNNNNNNNNNNNNNNNNNNNNNNNNNNNNNNNNNNNNNNNNNNNNNNNNNNNNNNNNNNNNNNNNNNNNNNNNNNNNNNNNNNNNNNNNNNNNNNNNNNNNNNNNNNNNNNNNNNNNNNNNNNNNNNNNNNNNNNNNNNNNNNNNNNNNNNNNNNNNNNNNNNNNNNNNNNNNNNNNNNNNNNNNNNNNNNNNNNNNNNNNNNNNNNNNNNNNNNNNNNNNNNNNNNNNNNNNNNNNNNNNNNNNNNNNNNNNNNNNNNNNNNNNNNNNNNNNNNNNNNNNNNNNNNNNNNNNNNNNNNNNNNNNNNNNNNNNNNNNNNNNNNNNNNNNNNNNNNNNNNNNNNNNNNNNNNNNNNNNNNNNNNNNNNNNNNNNNNNNNNNNNNNNNNNNNNNNNNNNNNNNNNNNNNNNNNNNNNNNNNNNNNNNNNNNNNNNNNNNNNNNNNNNNNNNNNNNNNNNNNNNNNNNNNNNNNNNNNNNNNNNNNNNNNNNNNNNNNNNNNNNNNNNNNNNNNNNNNNNNNNNNNNNNNNNNNNNNNNNNNNNNNNNNNNNNNNNNNNNNNNNNNNNNNNNNNNNNNNNNNNNNNNNNNNNNNNNNNNNNNNNNNNNNNNNNNNNNNNNNNNNNNNNNNNNNNNNNNNNNNNNNNNNNNNNNNNNNNNNNNNNNNNNNNNNNNNNNNNNNNNNNNNNNNNNNNNNNNNNNNNNNNNNNNNNNNNNNNNNNNNNNNNNNNNNNNNNNNNNNNNNNNNNNNNNNNNNNNNNNNNNNNNNNNNNNNNNNNNNNNNNNNNNNNNNNNNNNNNNNNNNNNNNNNNNNNNNNNNNNNNNNNNNNNNNNNNNNNNNNNNNNNNNNNNNNNNNNNNNNNNNNNNNNNNNNNNNNNNNNNNNNNNNNNNNNNNNNNNNNNNNNNNNNNNNNNNNNNNNNNNNNNNNNNNNNNNNNNNNNNNNNNNNNNNNNNNNNNNNNNNNNNNNNNNNNNNNNNNNNNNNNNNNNNNNNNNNNNNNNNNNNNNNNNNNNNNNNNNNNNNNNNNNNNNNNNNNNNNNNNNNNNNNNNNNNNNNNNNNNNNNNNNNNNNNNNNNNNNNNNNNNNNNNNNNNNNNNNNNNNNNNNNNNNNNNNNNNNNNNNNNNNNNNNNNNNNNNNNNNNNNNNNNNNNNNNNNNNNNNNNNNNNNNNNNNNNNNNNNNNNNNNNNNNNNNNNNNNNNNNNNNNNNNNNNNNNNNNNNNNNNNNNNNNNNNNNNNNNNNNNNNNNNNNNNNNNNNNNNNNNNNNNNNNNNNNNNNNNNNNNNNNNNNNNNNNNNNNNNNNNNNNNNNNNNNNNNNNNNNNNNNNNNNNNNNNNNNNNNNNNNNNNNNNNNNNNNNNNNNNNNNNNNNNNNNNNNNNNNNNNNNNNNNNNNNNNNNNNNNNNNNNNNNNNNNNNNNNNNNNNNNNNNNNNNNNNNNNNNNNNNNNNNNNNNNNNNNNNNNNNNNNNNNNNNNNNNNNNNNNNNNNNNNNNNNNNNNNNNNNNNNNNNNNNNNNNNNNNNNNNNNNNNNNNNNNNNNNNNNNNNNNNNNNNNNNNNNNNNNNNNNNNNNNNNNNNNNNNNNNNNNNNNNNNNNNNNNNNNNNNNNNNNNNNNNNNNNNNNNNNNNNNNNNNNNNNNNNNNNNNNNNNNNNNNNNNNNNNNNNNNNNNNNNNNNNNNNNNNNNNNNNNNNNNNNNNNNNNNNNNNNNNNNNNNNNNNNNNNNNNNNNNNNNNNNNNNNNNNNNNNNNNNNNNNNNNNNNNNNNNNNNNNNNNNNNNNNNNNNNNNNNNNNNNNNNNNNNNNNNNNNNNNNNNNNNNNNNNNNNNNNNNNNNNNNNNNNNNNNNNNNNNNNNNNNNNNNNNNNNNNNNNNNNNNNNNNNNNNNNNNNNNNNNNNNNNNNNNNNNNNtcaggtgacagcagatgctggccaggatgtggagaaagaggtacattcctccattgttggtggggttgcaagcttgtacaatcactctggaaatcaacctacACACCGTAAGAATATTTAGCGAGTATAACAGGTAGAaatgtccaagtgaggatgcttcaatcccacttagaagggagaaggaaataatcatgggaggcaaagggaaggaagggcctgagtgggagatggagggggagaaggagggaaaaatggcaacaggatcagatatgggggtggaggggacaggagagaagcctagagggccaagagaatgaatgtaGATAAGCAACCTGGGTGAGTGGGAGGTAGGGGagccctctagaaagtaccagagacctagaAGGTGAAACATTGTCAGTACTCATTGGGGGTGACCTTATCCAAAATACCCAACATTGGGGAAAGGGAACTAGAAGAGTCAACCTCCAGTAGAGGGATAAGGTTCCTAACCCAGagtcaaaattcctgacccagaaatgttcctgtctgaaagaactgtaggaacAAAATGGAGATAAGACTGAAGGACAGGTGgaccaatgactgacccaactcAGGACCCATCTCATGGtggggcaccaaaccctgacactactatgctatgatgtgcttacagatgggagcaTGACATGGCTGTCATCTGaaaggccctaccagcagctaaCGGAGGCGGAAGCAGACACTTAAACTcatcattggactgaagtcaggaacccCTATGGCTGATTTAGGGCAAgaaatgaagaagctgaaagggagagtgaCTACATAGGAAGACCAAAAGCCTCAACTAACCCATATCCTagtgagctcccagagactgactcaccaaccagaagcatacatgggctggtcagaggcccctggcacatatattgcagaggtctggcctcagtaggagaagatatGCTTAAtactggagagacttgaggccccagggaaggggtgGCCTGGTGGGGATATAGAACACCCTCTTGGAGCCaagtggaggaggaatgggatgaggaaattTGGGTCAGGGGACTGAAGTTGACAGCAATagctggaatgtaaaaaaataaaataaaataaaataatttaaaaaacaaaacccctttgAAATAAATGCTGAcaattgaattttatttcatgtatgaaaaataaaaataagaactaagAAAAGTGGAAAGGTCTATGGATAAGACTTTCCTGAAATTTCcaaacacattttttcttttccttttactgttAATAGTAACAAGTCCCCAAAGAAAGGGATAATGTGGACCAATTGACTAATTTGGAGCTGTGTGAATTGAGCCCCCAAGGTCACAAAATTGAAGTAATTAGCCAGTGCCTTCAGATTTGTACTTTGCCAGGCTTTAATGTCTCTTACAACTTTTAGACACCTTCATTGGCTTgagcctgcctttttttttttcaagatctgAATATATAAACCAAGGCTTTTGTGATTatcaggaagaaaagaagcagtTGGTAATGCCCCTGCAGAGACACAGCCTAGGCCAGTAAGTGCTAATGGAGATGGTAGAAGGGTAGAGACTGTCAAGGTCACTGTTTCTTTGTCCTCAAGAGGTATGAGTGTTGGGATGGAGTGGAGGATACAAGCATGCAAAGATTCTGCTCCAAGGGCTGAGCTGACTTTTGGAACTGGGATGAATTCTAGGAACTCTCAGGGTCTGCTTTCTTTCCACACTGGTTATCAGTCCTGTAGGTTTCTCCCCCATACCATTAAGCAAAGGATCTTGTTTTAGCAGTGAGGATTGGTACAAAGTACTTTCAACTAGATTGCAAACCTTCTGGAAGACTCCAAGTGCTGTAtttctcatgtgtgtatgtaagaattTATGATCATAAAAAGGATGTGATATCATATTAAAAATAGCAAAGGTGATCTCAGGCATTGGATATTTTCATAGGATTGTATGAGGCCAATACAACATTCTATAAAGTAAGTTCATTATTGTTTAATTATTTCAGCTGTGTTGCTCACCAGTGCCTTATGCCAAGGCACTTTAGGGTTAAATGCACATCCATCAAAATGGAAGTCCACCAGAGTCAAGGTTAGTGTAGAAGAAGCTGTGAGTTTGAGTAAGCACTTATTATCAAGAAttcatgtaataaaaaattaaataatttaaaagaaaagcaactcCATGAGTGAAACTAGAAATTTTCTCTGTGATTATGAACTGTCTATGCTATTTTGAATCTCAGCAATGTGATCTTTAGTCTTACAGAAGTTTTATCAATAGCCAATTCTTACACTATCTTAGATTATTAGTGTATTTTCACagtgttttaatttcctttagtTATAATTGTGTTTTCTCATCATGGAAAggatctttttctgttttttcaattatatttctgTTTGTATCATTTTGTGATCAAAGTATGGCTTATATATAGTTTTTGGTCTTGTACACCTTTCCTAATGTAAGTGAGTGTTGAAAGAGATGGCTAACACATGTCAGTGGAAGATGAGTTTGTATCTATGCCTTTAGACTAGTGCTGCTTATATCCTTGGTCAGATAAGCTTCCGTTTTTAGACTCACACTGGCTCAAGTGCTGAGAACAAGAANAAGTAATTGTTAAGTGTTCAGCTCTAAGTGGGACATCTATGCCACATTCCCCATGATCTAGGGAAGCATCAAATAAAATCAGgtgaaaagagtaaaaaaaaaaaaaaaactggagaatGGGGAGAAATCTGTGAATGTTGTCCTCTGGATATGGCATGGCCATTACATGCATGCTTATATAGAAGCTGTGACCACCTATACATGACCTACACAAAAGTATGAAAGAAGAAGAGAACTAGATGGTATCAGAAGGATGTCACCATAACTGAGATGGGGATTGGTGGGGGTAATGGAAGAATATaatcataatatattgtatatatgtatggaattgtcaaaaattaagttaaaaaagaatAGTGAGATTGCAGAAGATCAGTAATATTGCCAAAAATGTAGTCATTTGATCATTTCACAAGACAGTTGCTTTAATCCAAAATACAGAGTGTCGAGTGATAGTAAActtctgtcatttttattaacactattttcattttcaaaagctgTTCAAACAATATAGAACTTCAAAACCTAACACTAGTCTCAGATTTCCATCTCATGAGAATCTCTGATGATCCAGGACTGCAGCCCATTCTCTTCGGGTTATTTCTGTCTATGTACCTGGTTACAGTGCTTGGTAACCTGATCATCATCCTGGCTGTCAACTCTGACTCCAACCTCCAtactcccatgtacttcttcctctgcAATCTGTCCTTGGCTGACATCTGTTTTATCTCTACCACAGTCCCAAAGATGATTGTGAACATCCAAACTCACAGCAAAGAGATAATCTATGTGGGATGCCTTACACAGATGTCATTTTTGATCCTTTTTGGATGTATGGATGGCTTGCTTCTGACTGTGATGGCCTATGATAGATTTGTGGCTGTCTGTCACCCACTGCATTACTCACTCATCATGAATCCTCGCCTCTGTGGCTCTTTAGTTtgcctgtctcttttgattagtcTCGTGGATTCTCAGGCACACAATCTCATTGCCTTACAAATCATCTACTTCAAggatataaaaatttcaaatttcttctGTGACCCTGCACAACTCCTTAATCTTGCCTGTTTTAACACATTCATTAATAACATAGTCATGTATTTTGTTGGTGCTATATCTGGTTTACTTCCTATATCTggaattttcttctcttattataaaatcattttctcgATTCTGAAAATACCATCAAAAGGTGGGAGGTATAAAGCCTTCTCTACCTGTGGGTCTCATCTGtcagttgtttgtttattttatggaaCAGCCATTGGAGTATATCTTGGTTCAGCTGTATCACATTCTCCCAGAAGTACTGCAGTGGCCTCACTGATATACACTGTGGTCACTCCTATGCTAAATCCTTTCATCTATAGCCTGAGGAACAAGGACATTAAAAGAGCAGTGAAGAGACTTCACAGAAGAATGTTGTAATACTAGGGCCTGTGGCACCCATTTAGAGTGTGGGTTTGTAATTACAGCAGGGGAAAAGCATCTAGATCCATGCATCCAGTTACaatagtttttggttttgatgactcacaaaaagggacctatcataactaacctccgaaagacccaacaagcagctgaaagagtcagatacagatgcTTGCACGCAACCAATGGACggaagcagctggcccctgttgttgaattagggaaggctgaaagaagctgaggaggagatgGCAAAATATTGATTTGCAAAATTTCAACTTAGGAAGAACATAATTATATTCTTTGTTAAGAAGGGAATCCTGGAAACTTCATTCAATTCTCTCACACTAGTTCTACTTATCACAGAAGCTCTCTACATGATAGCAGAAAATATATGTTCCTATAAAGTATGTGCTAGGAATTTCAAAGGACTATGAAAGTgatgataaatatataaagagGGTGCTTATGACTGCAACGTCATGAAggatttattgttttcattttaactctggagactgaacctaggcaagcactctgccatggAGCTAAATCCTAAACCCAAAAGCATTCTAGATAAAAGGTGCCTCATAATCTGACCAATGTGTTCTACCTGTTGCTCATAATTTTGCATGTACAGTCTTCTCAATGTTATAATACCACGGGTTTTGTTCTTTTACAGGAAACAAAGAGACACTGCAGTTTAATATAACCTACTCTAGGTGTTTAAGTGGAAATAAATGAAGCCATGTTATAATACAGCCAGATGTGGCTGTGTAGAGTTTTAACCCCAACatttggagacagaagcaggctaATCTATGTACACGACCAGTCACAGCTGTatagtaagactctgtttcaaaaagcaaccaaatcaaactaaaaccaaaagcaaaataacaacagtagcaacaacagaaacagagatgtCACAATACAGGATACCTCTCAGAGAGGATTCTGgcacattgcttgtttatttatttgttgtgtgtatgtaaatgaCACACATGCCACAACATGTATGCCAAGGGCAACTTGAAGGAGATGGTATTCTTCTTTAGTCATGTGGGTTcaaggaattaaactcaggttgtacACTTGATGGCAATCTTTATCAACTGAATCATCTTGTTTACTGCCCCCACCAGATTATCTTTTTGAAAAACCAGCAAGCCCCTTCACTTACCTGTCACTCTAGGAAGAATTCACTTGTTCACTGAGCTTTTATCAAGTGGGAGTCTGTTCCATCATTCAGACAGAAGTGGGTAGTACATACAGGGTAGATGACTGTAGACCATAGGCTGagttcacagacagacacatgcatgatAACACATCAAAGGTATCTTCTTGATCCCACTCTGGGGTATGCTTGCCGATGTCCACATCTTTCCTGCTCTTTTAGTATTTCAACTAGTCTGAACAAGATGCCTGAAATAaggatttagttttatttcttttaagacaCCAGGAAGAGTTTAAAGatattcttcctctcttttaGTATTCAAGATCTTGGGGTTTCTTAAAAAGTTGGAAGTTAGGGTTTGGGTGTATGGTTTAGTGAGGTAGTTAGCATGTATCAGTCCCTAGATTTGATCCATAGCACAGGAAAAACGTGTTTAATatcatgtgtatgtgcgtgcattgTATATGAGTGTACATGTATTCACATGTGCTGGCATGTGTAtgctttacatgtgtgtgcatgcttatggaGACCTCATGTTATATTTGTTCTTCACTGCTTCATTTTATGATGCAGAGTCACTTACCCATCAGCTAATCTAGGTagatacctctctctctctctcaagatcaTTGAATGATGGGGTTATAGGTAGCCTCAACATCTGCTCAGCTTTTCCTGTAAATTTTGGGTGTCTGAACACCAGCCCTCATAATTGCCtcataaacattttattcacTGGACCATATATACAACCTGGAAAAATATTTTGGCAGCcagaaattatagaaaaaatttaattggATGAAATGGTGACAATTTTGTATTCTGTCTATCCCCCTCATTTTATCTGTGATGTACAGCAGTTTGTTATGATGCCTGGAAGTTGGTACTTGTTATCTAAGCTGATTTCCATCTGATACAAGTACAATGAGCATGGGTTAAAAGATGAA harbors:
- the LOC110302068 gene encoding olfactory receptor 18-like is translated as MRISDDPGLQPILFGLFLSMYLVTVLGNLIIILAVNSDSNLHTPMYFFLCNLSLADICFISTTVPKMIVNIQTHSKEIIYVGCLTQMSFLILFGCMDGLLLTVMAYDRFVAVCHPLHYSLIMNPRLCGSLVCLSLLISLVDSQAHNLIALQIIYFKDIKISNFFCDPAQLLNLACFNTFINNIVMYFVGAISGLLPISGIFFSYYKIIFSILKIPSKGGRYKAFSTCGSHLSVVCLFYGTAIGVYLGSAVSHSPRSTAVASLIYTVVTPMLNPFIYSLRNKDIKRAVKRLHRRML